The following coding sequences are from one Rhodothermales bacterium window:
- the rfbB gene encoding dTDP-glucose 4,6-dehydratase yields MRQTNTTHRPERVLVTGGAGFIGSNLLLHLVPRHPEVVFVNLDKLTYAGNLANLRAIETAPNYHFVQGDIGDLEALHALFDEHRFTTVIHLAAESHVDRSILDPLAFARTNVMGTMALLEAARRHWTDGGDYRFYHVSTDEVFGSLGDEGSFSETTPYDPRSPYSASKAASDHFVRAYHHTYRLPVVLSNCSNNYGPYQFPEKLIPLFILNALHGKPVPVYGQGKNVRDWLYVEDHAEAIETILLHGETGATYAIGGDSERPNIELVRLLLDLVDELTGSPAGTSQRLITYVTDRAGHDFRYAMDHARLTEALGWKPRHTLETGLRRTVDWYLANQDWLAAVVDKSYLEYYTRQYHGR; encoded by the coding sequence TTGCGACAGACGAATACAACCCATCGCCCAGAGCGCGTCCTGGTGACGGGCGGCGCCGGCTTCATCGGGTCCAACCTGCTGCTTCACTTGGTGCCACGGCATCCCGAGGTGGTGTTTGTCAATCTGGATAAACTCACCTACGCCGGCAACCTGGCGAACCTGCGGGCCATCGAGACGGCGCCCAACTACCACTTCGTGCAGGGAGATATCGGGGATCTGGAGGCGCTCCATGCCCTGTTCGACGAACACCGCTTCACGACGGTGATCCACCTCGCGGCGGAGTCGCATGTGGACCGCTCGATCCTGGACCCGCTGGCGTTTGCGCGGACGAACGTGATGGGGACGATGGCGCTGCTGGAGGCCGCCCGCCGGCACTGGACGGACGGGGGCGATTACCGCTTCTACCACGTCTCCACCGACGAGGTCTTTGGCAGCCTCGGCGACGAGGGCTCCTTCAGCGAAACGACCCCCTACGACCCCCGTTCGCCGTACTCAGCCTCCAAGGCGGCGTCCGACCATTTCGTGCGTGCCTACCACCACACCTACCGGCTGCCGGTTGTCCTCTCCAATTGCTCGAATAATTACGGCCCGTACCAGTTTCCCGAGAAGCTCATCCCGCTGTTTATCCTCAACGCGCTGCACGGAAAACCGGTGCCGGTCTACGGCCAGGGGAAAAATGTGCGGGACTGGCTGTATGTGGAGGACCACGCCGAGGCCATCGAAACCATCCTCCTCCATGGCGAAACGGGCGCGACGTACGCCATCGGCGGCGACAGCGAGCGGCCCAACATCGAACTCGTCCGGCTCCTGCTGGATCTCGTGGATGAACTCACGGGTTCACCCGCCGGCACCAGCCAGCGCCTGATCACCTACGTGACCGACCGCGCCGGCCACGACTTCCGCTATGCGATGGACCACGCGCGCCTGACCGAGGCCCTGGGCTGGAAACCCCGCCACACCCTCGAAACCGGGCTGCGACGGACGGTCGACTGGTACCTGGCAAACCAGGACTGGCTTGCGGCCGTTGTGGACAAATCGTACCTGGAGTATTACACCAGGCAATACCACGGGAGGTAG
- the polA gene encoding DNA polymerase I, with product MATNNTLYLLDAMALAYRSHFIFISRPLINSKGQNTSATYGFASALLKLIEDHKIDHIAVVFDVMGEGGTFRDELYGDYKAHRDPPPEELLANIPVIKALVQAFDIPVVEREGFEADDVIGTLARLAEADGQKVVIVSPDKDFQQLISEKITQYRPAYRGEEFDPITLERFREKFGVEPIQFIDILALMGDTADNVPGVPGIGEKGAIQLVQEYGSVEALVERAPEIKAKRAREGLIEHREAALLSKKLVTIVTDLDVDLDWHQLRIEKPNLTEIDRICQLMEFGGLREKLLTKARMILGEEDAGTLFARPKAPAEPEVGQTLSLDLGAPETLRRHDPARARYQIVRNRQELEGVAKTLAAQPRFAFDTETTSVDAMSAALVGMSFAWEADQGVFIPTPLPDGTSTPDILAVIGPLLQVKKEKIGHNLKYDITVFRRHGVEVVGPYFDTMIAHYLLAPDEQHGLDFVAQAVLGYKMIPISDLIGTGKNQMSMRDVPLDQIGPYAAEDADIALQLADILAADLDREDLRKIADGIEFPLMDVLVEMEMTGVRVDRDVLARLSKQMEIDIAAFEKQIYEAAGESFNIGSPVQLGVILFDKLGLPVIEKTPKGQASTRERVLEELATEHPLPGLILDWRELAKLKSTYVDSLPELVNPETGRIHTNYNQTIAATGRLSSTNPNLQNIPVRTPQGQAVRKAFIPIEGHVLMAADYVQIELRILAHMSGDPGLKAAFEKGEDIHTATAALVYKIPIDQVTKDQRRKAKEVNYGIPYGISAFGLAQRLRCPRAEAQMLIDQYQQAYPAVAGFLAAQVEKAREKGYCETLLGRRRYVPNINARNRNERSSAERISVNMPIQGTQADMIKLAMIRIYNRLHAEQRAARMILQVHDELVLTLPPAEVDAIRGLVEHEMVNALRLDLPIEVDINVANNWLDAH from the coding sequence GTGGCCACCAACAACACCCTCTACCTTCTGGACGCGATGGCCCTCGCCTATCGCTCGCATTTTATCTTCATCAGCCGGCCCCTCATCAACTCCAAAGGACAGAACACCTCCGCCACCTACGGCTTCGCCTCGGCGCTGTTGAAACTCATCGAGGACCACAAGATCGACCACATCGCCGTCGTGTTCGACGTGATGGGCGAAGGCGGCACCTTTCGCGACGAGCTGTATGGCGACTATAAGGCGCACCGCGACCCGCCCCCCGAAGAACTCCTCGCCAACATCCCGGTCATCAAAGCCCTCGTCCAGGCGTTCGACATCCCGGTCGTCGAACGGGAAGGGTTCGAGGCGGATGACGTCATCGGCACGCTGGCCCGCCTCGCGGAAGCGGACGGACAGAAGGTGGTCATTGTCTCTCCCGACAAGGACTTCCAGCAGCTCATCTCCGAAAAAATCACCCAGTACCGGCCGGCGTACCGGGGCGAGGAGTTCGACCCGATCACGCTCGAACGTTTCCGCGAGAAATTCGGCGTCGAGCCCATCCAGTTTATCGACATCCTGGCCTTGATGGGGGATACGGCCGACAACGTCCCCGGCGTGCCAGGGATCGGCGAAAAAGGGGCCATCCAGCTCGTGCAAGAATACGGGAGCGTCGAGGCGCTCGTCGAACGCGCTCCGGAGATCAAGGCCAAACGGGCGCGCGAAGGGCTCATCGAACACCGCGAGGCGGCGCTGCTGAGCAAGAAGCTGGTAACGATCGTGACGGATCTGGATGTGGATCTCGACTGGCACCAGCTACGCATCGAGAAGCCAAACCTCACCGAGATCGACCGGATCTGCCAGCTCATGGAATTTGGAGGCCTCCGTGAAAAACTGCTCACGAAGGCCCGGATGATCCTCGGCGAAGAAGACGCCGGCACCCTGTTCGCCCGGCCGAAAGCGCCGGCGGAGCCCGAGGTGGGGCAGACCCTCTCGCTCGACCTCGGCGCGCCCGAAACCCTCCGCCGCCACGACCCCGCACGGGCCCGCTACCAGATCGTCCGCAACCGGCAGGAGCTGGAGGGAGTGGCGAAAACCCTCGCCGCGCAGCCGCGGTTCGCCTTCGACACCGAAACCACCTCCGTCGACGCCATGTCCGCCGCGCTCGTCGGGATGTCGTTCGCATGGGAGGCCGACCAGGGCGTCTTTATCCCCACGCCGCTGCCCGACGGTACCTCGACTCCAGATATCCTCGCCGTTATTGGTCCGTTATTGCAAGTTAAAAAAGAGAAGATCGGTCACAACTTGAAGTACGACATCACGGTATTCCGCCGGCACGGGGTGGAGGTGGTGGGGCCGTATTTCGACACGATGATCGCGCACTACTTGCTGGCGCCAGACGAGCAACACGGGCTCGACTTCGTCGCCCAGGCGGTCCTCGGCTACAAGATGATCCCGATCAGCGACCTCATCGGGACCGGCAAAAACCAGATGTCGATGCGCGACGTCCCGCTCGACCAGATCGGGCCGTATGCCGCCGAGGATGCGGATATCGCCCTGCAGCTGGCGGACATCCTCGCGGCGGACCTGGACCGGGAAGACCTCCGGAAGATCGCCGACGGCATCGAATTTCCGCTGATGGATGTCTTGGTGGAGATGGAGATGACGGGCGTTCGCGTGGACCGCGACGTGCTTGCCCGGCTTTCGAAGCAGATGGAGATCGACATCGCGGCGTTCGAGAAGCAGATTTACGAGGCCGCCGGCGAATCCTTCAACATCGGCTCGCCCGTTCAACTCGGTGTCATCCTGTTCGATAAACTGGGCCTGCCGGTCATCGAAAAAACGCCGAAGGGCCAGGCCTCGACCCGTGAGCGCGTCCTCGAGGAGCTGGCGACCGAACATCCGCTACCGGGCCTCATCCTGGACTGGCGCGAGCTGGCCAAGCTCAAAAGCACGTATGTCGACAGCCTGCCCGAGCTCGTCAACCCCGAGACCGGCCGGATCCACACGAACTACAACCAGACGATCGCGGCGACGGGCCGGCTCTCGTCCACCAACCCGAACCTCCAGAACATCCCCGTCCGCACCCCGCAGGGCCAGGCTGTCCGCAAAGCCTTTATCCCCATCGAAGGCCATGTGTTGATGGCGGCGGACTATGTCCAGATTGAACTCCGCATCCTCGCTCACATGAGCGGCGACCCGGGGCTCAAGGCCGCGTTCGAGAAGGGGGAGGACATCCACACGGCCACCGCCGCGCTGGTCTATAAAATCCCCATCGACCAGGTGACGAAGGACCAGCGCCGGAAGGCGAAGGAGGTGAACTATGGCATCCCGTACGGCATCTCGGCCTTTGGGCTCGCCCAGCGGCTGCGGTGCCCGCGTGCCGAGGCGCAGATGCTGATCGACCAGTACCAGCAGGCTTACCCGGCGGTCGCCGGCTTTCTGGCGGCCCAGGTGGAAAAAGCCCGTGAAAAAGGGTATTGCGAGACGCTGCTCGGGCGCCGGCGGTATGTCCCGAACATCAACGCCCGCAACCGGAACGAACGTTCCTCCGCCGAGCGGATCTCCGTCAACATGCCCATCCAGGGCACCCAGGCGGACATGATCAAGCTCGCCATGATCCGTATCTACAACCGCCTCCACGCCGAGCAACGCGCCGCCCGGATGATCCTGCAGGTGCACGACGAACTGGTGCTCACGCTTCCGCCGGCGGAAGTGGATGCGATCCGGGGACTCGTAGAACATGAAATGGTCAATGCGCTGCGTCTGGATCTGCCGATCGAGGTAGACATCAACGTGGCGAACAACTGGCTGGATGCCCATTGA
- a CDS encoding DUF5916 domain-containing protein — MKTEHTEIRIGYDDQFLYVSGKMFDSEPAGIRANSMYRDLYSGDDTFALIVDTFNDRENALWFMTTPNGIRLDLAISNDGEMGGGGTNRAAPFGRNVSSSWNTYWDVATTRTAEGWFAEMRIPFSSLGFQDRNGVVEMGISAHRYIARKNERHVFPAVPPNWMQAFLKPSLFQAVRLRGARSQRPLYVTPYAAGGLSQVNALNPDGTAYVRGDDATGDVGVDLKYNLTSNLTLDLTVNTDFAQAESDDEQVNLTRFSLFFPEKRQFFQERAGLFDFRTQGRDDRLFNTRQIGLYEGQTIPIIAGARMVGRVGKWDMGLIDMQTARHTLLPSENFGVFRFRRQVLNANSYGGGMFTSRLGEDGSSNYAYGLDAIVRVGAAEYMEIKWAQSFDDSTNNGRGYAPSQTGYGRARIERRGVIGLSYIALVTWQGADFNPGIGFVSRTDFVQPFFRVSYGWFAGESSRIRSLRPGLFANTYVRNADGVLESGMYQAEFEMLMKSGDMHTLQIETAYEDLREPVDFPENTLVPAGDYLYPSVQWEFRMRDGSLLRTNAQVTAGAFFDGWNVGIQAEPTWNVSRLLELGATYQFNRVRFPERQEEFYVHLARVRAQLGFTTRMSLSTFLQYNTSTDSFTSNFRFRYNFREGSDLWLVYNEGRFTDRYAVTPILPELDFRTVLVKYTYTFIR; from the coding sequence GTGAAAACCGAACACACGGAAATCCGCATTGGATACGACGATCAGTTCCTGTATGTATCGGGAAAGATGTTCGACTCGGAGCCGGCCGGCATCCGGGCGAACTCCATGTACCGCGACCTGTACAGTGGGGACGATACGTTCGCGCTGATCGTGGATACCTTCAACGACCGGGAAAACGCGTTGTGGTTCATGACCACACCCAACGGCATCCGGCTCGATCTGGCGATTTCGAACGATGGTGAGATGGGGGGCGGCGGCACGAACCGAGCAGCGCCTTTCGGGCGCAACGTCAGCTCAAGCTGGAACACCTACTGGGATGTCGCCACCACCCGAACCGCCGAGGGCTGGTTCGCCGAAATGCGTATCCCGTTTTCAAGCCTCGGTTTCCAGGACCGCAATGGCGTGGTAGAAATGGGCATCAGCGCCCACCGGTATATCGCGCGTAAAAACGAACGCCACGTATTTCCGGCCGTACCGCCTAATTGGATGCAGGCCTTTCTAAAACCCTCCCTGTTCCAGGCTGTCCGCCTCCGGGGCGCTCGTAGCCAGCGGCCGCTATACGTAACGCCGTACGCCGCCGGCGGGCTCTCGCAGGTGAATGCCCTTAATCCGGACGGAACCGCGTACGTCCGCGGCGATGACGCCACCGGGGACGTGGGGGTGGATCTCAAGTATAACCTGACCAGCAACCTCACCCTCGACCTGACCGTTAATACCGATTTCGCGCAGGCCGAGTCCGACGACGAGCAGGTGAACCTCACCCGGTTCTCGCTGTTTTTCCCCGAAAAACGGCAATTCTTCCAGGAGCGAGCCGGCCTGTTCGATTTTCGAACGCAGGGCCGCGACGACCGCCTCTTTAACACCCGCCAGATCGGCCTATACGAGGGCCAGACCATCCCCATCATCGCCGGCGCACGCATGGTGGGCCGGGTAGGTAAGTGGGATATGGGCCTCATCGACATGCAAACGGCCCGGCACACCCTGCTGCCGTCGGAGAATTTCGGGGTGTTCCGGTTCCGGCGGCAAGTGCTTAATGCCAATTCGTACGGGGGCGGCATGTTCACCTCACGCCTCGGAGAAGATGGCAGCTCGAACTACGCCTACGGGCTCGACGCGATCGTACGCGTCGGGGCAGCCGAGTACATGGAGATCAAGTGGGCGCAGTCCTTTGACGACTCCACCAACAACGGCCGCGGGTACGCCCCTTCCCAGACCGGATACGGGCGCGCCCGGATCGAACGACGCGGAGTGATTGGCCTGTCCTATATCGCATTGGTAACCTGGCAGGGGGCCGACTTCAACCCGGGCATCGGGTTTGTGTCGCGGACCGACTTCGTGCAGCCCTTTTTTCGGGTGTCGTATGGCTGGTTCGCCGGCGAAAGCTCCCGCATTCGCTCGCTGCGGCCCGGCCTCTTCGCCAATACCTATGTACGCAACGCCGACGGCGTCCTCGAGTCGGGCATGTACCAGGCCGAATTCGAGATGCTCATGAAGTCCGGCGATATGCACACGTTACAGATCGAAACCGCCTATGAAGACCTCCGCGAACCGGTCGATTTTCCTGAAAATACCCTGGTACCCGCCGGTGACTACCTCTATCCGTCGGTCCAGTGGGAATTCCGGATGCGTGACGGCAGTCTGCTCCGCACCAACGCCCAGGTGACGGCCGGCGCGTTTTTCGACGGCTGGAACGTAGGCATCCAGGCCGAACCTACCTGGAACGTGTCGCGCTTGCTCGAGTTGGGGGCCACCTACCAGTTTAACCGCGTTCGATTCCCCGAGCGCCAGGAGGAGTTTTATGTTCACCTCGCCCGCGTGCGTGCACAACTCGGTTTCACGACGAGGATGTCGCTGAGCACCTTCTTGCAATACAACACATCCACGGATTCTTTTACCAGCAATTTTCGATTCCGGTATAACTTCCGCGAGGGGAGCGACCTCTGGCTGGTGTACAACGAAGGACGATTCACGGACCGCTACGCCGTGACGCCTATCTTGCCTGAACTGGACTTCCGGACAGTGCTGGTGAAGTACACGTACACGTTTATCCGGTAA
- a CDS encoding PA14 domain-containing protein, translating into MTFTPSASHFASRLPALFLALVALVAGPRYTLAQGAVYLPQNGLVVVQAESLPLTGQWVIESSEAGHTGSGYLRYDGPNSLNTPGNGTLALSFRVDDPGEYFVKLRMSHLGAPAGDQENDCWLKVNDGDWDKAVHPSGRMNEGFTFHTVMEPSGGVFTSPLFDLAAGVNTVYLSGRSNNFRVDRIHIYKSSGVSDPENLTYPESPKEGAGGGSGSLTVVNGTGDGTYPPGTTITVRADAAPADQVFDRWTGATTHLANALAATTTLTMPAFDVSITATYKNEGTVGDLREPENPAGAVQGIAFEYYEQTWDFLGDFDALTPVATGVTDDIDLDESIIADGYLLRFTGYLNAPNDGQYTLYTASDDGSQMYIGDRLVVDNDSIQSIQERSGTIGLKAGLHAITVGYFERTGDAALSTSWAGPGFSKTEIPATAFFYAGGGGGPALGDVSLNGTISALDASQILIHAVGQILLEPASLAVGDVSGNGDVSAFDAALILQFVAGLRTCFPVEAGCTDG; encoded by the coding sequence ATGACGTTCACGCCATCCGCTTCACATTTCGCCAGCCGCCTGCCGGCGCTATTTCTCGCGCTCGTTGCCCTCGTTGCCGGGCCCCGCTACACCCTCGCCCAGGGCGCGGTGTATCTGCCGCAGAACGGCCTTGTAGTGGTGCAGGCCGAGTCGCTGCCCCTGACGGGCCAATGGGTAATCGAGTCCTCCGAGGCCGGCCACACCGGAAGTGGCTATCTGCGATATGACGGTCCGAACTCCCTGAACACACCCGGCAACGGGACGCTCGCCCTTTCGTTTCGGGTGGATGATCCCGGCGAGTACTTTGTCAAGCTCCGCATGTCGCATCTGGGGGCGCCGGCCGGCGACCAGGAAAACGACTGCTGGCTGAAGGTGAACGACGGCGATTGGGACAAAGCCGTTCACCCGAGCGGCCGCATGAACGAGGGATTCACGTTCCACACCGTAATGGAGCCCAGTGGCGGCGTGTTCACCAGCCCGTTGTTTGATCTCGCCGCCGGCGTCAACACCGTCTATCTGTCCGGCCGCTCGAACAACTTCCGTGTGGACCGCATCCACATTTACAAAAGCTCGGGCGTCTCCGATCCCGAGAATCTCACCTACCCGGAATCGCCAAAAGAAGGCGCCGGAGGCGGCAGCGGCTCGCTCACCGTGGTAAATGGCACGGGAGACGGCACGTACCCGCCGGGAACGACGATCACGGTCCGCGCCGACGCCGCGCCGGCCGACCAGGTGTTCGATCGGTGGACCGGCGCCACGACGCACCTCGCCAACGCCCTGGCCGCGACGACGACCCTCACGATGCCGGCGTTTGACGTGTCTATCACGGCAACGTACAAGAACGAAGGGACGGTGGGCGACCTGCGCGAGCCCGAAAACCCGGCCGGCGCCGTGCAGGGCATCGCGTTCGAGTATTATGAGCAGACCTGGGATTTTCTGGGGGATTTCGACGCTCTGACGCCAGTCGCGACGGGTGTGACAGATGACATCGACCTGGACGAGTCGATCATCGCCGACGGCTACCTCCTCCGCTTCACCGGCTACCTCAACGCCCCTAACGACGGCCAGTACACGCTCTACACCGCCTCCGACGACGGTAGCCAAATGTATATCGGGGACCGGCTGGTGGTGGACAATGACAGCATCCAGTCCATTCAGGAACGCAGCGGAACGATCGGGCTCAAGGCCGGCCTGCACGCCATCACGGTCGGCTATTTCGAGCGCACCGGCGACGCCGCGTTATCCACCAGCTGGGCCGGACCGGGCTTTTCGAAAACCGAGATCCCGGCCACGGCCTTCTTCTACGCAGGCGGAGGCGGTGGGCCGGCGCTGGGCGATGTGTCGCTGAATGGTACGATCTCCGCGCTGGACGCCTCACAGATTCTCATCCACGCCGTCGGGCAGATCCTGCTCGAGCCGGCTTCGCTGGCCGTGGGTGATGTATCCGGAAATGGCGACGTATCTGCGTTTGACGCCGCGCTGATCCTGCAATTCGTCGCCGGCCTGCGGACGTGTTTCCCGGTCGAGGCGGGATGTACGGATGGGTGA
- a CDS encoding pitrilysin family protein, producing the protein MSHSSHDAPTPPAGFRFVETSGGVSHYVLDTNGLTVLVLPNAAAPVATFMITYLVGSRNESIGTTGATHFLEHLMFKGTERYNKTAGLTIDRALQRVGAQINATTWNDRTNYYELLPRESLGLAIDIEADRMRGALIDPVEMEHERTVILNEYDRGDNEPFRKLYQTVWSLAYLAHPYHHPTLGWRSDIEQVTPAGLRQFYDTYYWPNNAVISVIGDVDTYDVLRQVAERFGAIPASPHPIPTLRVDEPEQRGERRVVVKKAGELGSLMLAYKAPEARHPDADALDVLSVVLGSGKRSRLFQRLTDRGLTTNASASMTSFRDPGLFSLYAFLAPDYTHAQVESALRETIAILRKDGVTEDELARAKSVMHAHEAFGRDGPFAVASHLNEAIAAGDWKLYTSYMERVNQVTTEDVHRVAQTYLIDDRCTVGYYVPEAGESGD; encoded by the coding sequence ATGTCCCACTCTTCCCATGACGCGCCCACGCCGCCGGCCGGGTTCCGTTTTGTCGAAACCTCCGGCGGCGTTTCGCACTACGTGCTGGATACCAATGGCCTTACGGTCCTCGTCCTGCCGAACGCTGCCGCGCCCGTGGCCACGTTCATGATCACCTACCTGGTAGGCAGTCGAAACGAGTCGATTGGAACTACGGGCGCCACCCACTTCCTCGAACATCTCATGTTCAAGGGTACCGAGCGCTATAATAAAACGGCCGGCCTGACGATCGACCGTGCCCTCCAGCGCGTCGGCGCGCAGATCAATGCGACGACCTGGAACGATCGCACGAACTACTACGAGTTGCTGCCGCGCGAAAGCCTCGGCCTGGCCATCGACATCGAGGCGGATCGGATGCGGGGGGCGCTGATCGATCCTGTTGAGATGGAACATGAACGTACTGTTATTTTGAACGAGTACGACCGGGGGGATAACGAGCCGTTTCGGAAGTTGTACCAGACGGTCTGGAGCCTTGCCTACCTTGCTCATCCCTACCATCATCCGACGCTCGGCTGGCGGTCCGACATTGAGCAGGTGACGCCGGCCGGCCTCCGCCAGTTTTACGACACCTACTACTGGCCGAACAACGCGGTGATCTCTGTCATCGGAGATGTGGATACCTACGACGTGCTCCGCCAGGTGGCGGAACGCTTCGGCGCCATCCCCGCTTCACCACATCCCATTCCCACACTTCGCGTCGATGAACCTGAGCAGCGGGGCGAGCGGCGTGTCGTCGTCAAAAAGGCCGGCGAACTCGGCTCCCTCATGCTCGCCTACAAAGCTCCCGAGGCCCGCCACCCGGACGCCGATGCGCTTGACGTCCTCTCGGTGGTACTTGGCAGCGGCAAACGAAGCCGACTTTTCCAGCGGCTGACGGATCGTGGCCTCACCACCAATGCTTCCGCCTCGATGACCTCGTTCCGCGACCCCGGGCTGTTTTCCCTGTACGCGTTTCTGGCGCCAGATTATACCCACGCGCAGGTGGAGTCCGCTCTCCGGGAAACCATCGCTATCCTCAGGAAGGATGGGGTCACCGAGGATGAACTGGCGCGCGCAAAAAGTGTTATGCACGCCCACGAAGCGTTCGGCCGGGATGGTCCGTTTGCGGTTGCCTCTCACCTCAACGAAGCCATCGCCGCCGGCGATTGGAAACTGTATACCTCGTACATGGAACGCGTCAACCAAGTGACAACGGAAGACGTTCACCGTGTCGCCCAAACCTATCTGATCGACGACCGCTGCACCGTCGGATACTATGTACCGGAAGCGGGGGAGAGTGGCGATTAG
- a CDS encoding pitrilysin family protein: MRFQDRIHEHSIGSGKLYTLQTGIEDVVSWRGVIVANPVFDRGDEMLMHLLVALLDKGTKRRDRFAIADVLENRGAQLGFNVSGLRIGFWGRALKGDVSTVLGVMAEQLREPLFDADEFEKARQRLTASVRRGMESTGHQASSQILRRLYPPAHPNYSLSSEEELDQLRRVQREEVIAFYERHVGANELLMVMVGDLDEGQALNAAREGLESWEGRPTPAGYAAEAHPTTGGARLVHAMPDRMNLDVRIGHALRLRRDSPDYAPLYLANHILGGNFSSRLMDIVRDDMGLTYGIHSTIAGISSRYDGHWNISVTLSQENLERGIAATLAEVTRFVDEGPTARELEENITTITGSYKVKLATTGGLADAILGGLKIGAGTGHLDAWPERIASLTEAETRAAIARYFAPDHFDVAIAGTLPDRSVIPPE, from the coding sequence ATGCGTTTTCAAGATAGGATTCACGAGCATTCCATCGGGTCGGGCAAGCTCTACACGTTGCAGACCGGGATCGAGGACGTCGTCTCCTGGCGGGGAGTGATTGTGGCGAATCCGGTGTTTGATCGGGGGGATGAGATGCTGATGCATCTCCTGGTCGCGTTGCTGGATAAGGGCACGAAGCGGCGGGATCGATTCGCCATCGCCGATGTGCTCGAAAACCGCGGGGCCCAGCTGGGCTTCAACGTCAGCGGGTTGCGGATCGGGTTCTGGGGGCGCGCGCTTAAGGGAGATGTGTCGACCGTTCTGGGCGTCATGGCCGAGCAGTTGCGGGAGCCGTTGTTTGACGCCGATGAATTTGAGAAAGCCCGGCAACGGCTTACGGCGTCCGTGCGTCGTGGGATGGAAAGCACCGGGCATCAGGCTTCGAGCCAGATCCTGCGCCGGCTTTATCCGCCGGCCCACCCGAACTACAGCCTGTCGTCCGAGGAAGAGCTCGACCAGTTGCGGCGCGTCCAACGCGAGGAGGTGATCGCGTTTTACGAGCGCCATGTGGGCGCGAACGAGCTGCTGATGGTCATGGTGGGCGACCTCGACGAGGGCCAGGCGCTGAACGCCGCCCGCGAGGGGCTCGAGTCGTGGGAGGGGCGCCCGACGCCGGCCGGTTATGCTGCAGAGGCCCATCCGACAACTGGCGGCGCCCGCCTCGTGCATGCCATGCCGGACCGCATGAATCTGGATGTCCGCATCGGCCACGCGCTCCGCCTACGTCGCGATTCGCCCGACTACGCGCCGCTGTATCTGGCCAATCACATCCTGGGAGGCAACTTTTCATCTCGCCTGATGGACATCGTGCGGGACGATATGGGCCTCACGTACGGTATCCACTCGACCATTGCAGGAATCTCCTCGCGGTACGACGGCCACTGGAACATCTCCGTCACCCTCAGCCAGGAAAACCTCGAGCGTGGCATCGCGGCCACCCTTGCCGAGGTGACCCGTTTCGTGGACGAGGGCCCGACCGCGCGCGAGTTAGAAGAAAACATCACCACGATTACCGGCTCATACAAGGTCAAGCTTGCCACGACCGGTGGGTTGGCCGATGCCATCCTGGGAGGGCTAAAGATCGGGGCCGGGACAGGGCATCTGGACGCTTGGCCAGAGCGAATCGCGTCGCTGACAGAGGCCGAGACGCGCGCGGCCATCGCCCGGTATTTTGCGCCCGATCACTTCGATGTCGCCATCGCCGGCACCCTGCCCGACAGGAGCGTTATCCCTCCGGAATAA
- a CDS encoding PspC domain-containing protein, producing the protein MSEKKIHRSMDNKMIAGVCAGLADYFEIDPTLVRVAYVLLSFIMVGFPGLILYIILAVVIPEG; encoded by the coding sequence ATGAGCGAAAAAAAAATCCATCGATCGATGGACAACAAGATGATTGCCGGCGTCTGCGCCGGGCTGGCGGATTATTTTGAAATCGACCCCACCCTGGTGCGTGTGGCCTATGTGCTGCTCAGCTTCATCATGGTGGGCTTTCCCGGGCTGATCCTCTACATCATCCTCGCGGTGGTTATTCCGGAGGGATAA
- a CDS encoding PspC domain-containing protein, with the protein MKTRTRKQNEDHLSFGSENNELNLEQLSDEELESLLFEDEPKKKEGIFNLPTVAGLSLILVGIAYILQELGWQGIGFPNLDALVGMLPWLAGILIILLGFGVLSWRPKKKKSKVKVRVASRTIETEAPPEVTGKEKRKLWKSRDKKVAGVAGGIAEYFSIDPTLVRIAFVIGTIVTEGGFLLAYLILSAVMPKPESRPREKQITIIRDQG; encoded by the coding sequence ATGAAGACACGCACACGAAAACAGAACGAAGACCATCTCAGTTTCGGATCCGAAAACAACGAGTTGAACCTCGAACAGCTGTCGGATGAGGAACTGGAGAGCTTGTTGTTCGAGGACGAGCCCAAAAAGAAGGAGGGGATATTTAACCTCCCGACCGTCGCCGGCCTCTCGCTCATTCTCGTGGGCATCGCCTACATTCTGCAGGAGCTCGGGTGGCAGGGCATCGGCTTTCCGAACCTGGACGCCCTCGTGGGCATGTTGCCCTGGCTGGCCGGCATCTTGATCATTCTGCTCGGCTTCGGCGTGCTCTCGTGGCGGCCGAAAAAGAAAAAGAGCAAGGTCAAGGTCCGGGTAGCCAGCCGCACCATCGAAACCGAGGCGCCCCCCGAGGTCACCGGAAAGGAGAAGCGGAAACTGTGGAAGTCGCGTGATAAAAAGGTGGCCGGCGTTGCCGGCGGGATCGCGGAATATTTCAGCATCGACCCCACGCTGGTTCGCATCGCGTTTGTGATCGGTACCATCGTCACCGAAGGCGGCTTCCTCCTGGCTTACCTTATTCTTTCCGCCGTGATGCCCAAGCCCGAATCCCGCCCCCGGGAGAAACAGATCACCATCATTCGGGATCAGGGATGA